Within bacterium, the genomic segment AGCTCCGTCGCCGAAGGGGTTCTCGGTCTCCCACACCGTCTGGTGCCAGGCGGAATCATCGTAGGTCTGCTCTAGGAGTCGGGACAGTTCGCTGGCGGGTCCACCGGCCAGGCGGGCAACTCCAGCTTCGACGGCTTCGGGGCGTTCAGTATTGTCGCGGATCACCAGCAGTGGTGTGCCCAGAGTGGGAGCCTCCTCTTGCACACCGCCTGAATCCGAGACCAGCAACCAGGCCGCACGCGCCAGGTGAATGAAGTCGAGGTAATCCAGGGGAGCGATGAGCTTGATGCGATCGCATTCCCCGAGTTCGCGGGTTGCGGCCTCTCGCACGGCTGGGTTCGGATGAACCGGAAAGACCAAGGCCAGATCATCACGTGAACAGACGAAAGCCCGCAGGGCGTGGAGGCGTTTGGCCATCGTCCTGCCGAAACTCTCGCGGCGATGGGTCGTCAGTAGTATCAGTCTTTGCTCGCCGACCCAGTCGATCAGTTCGCCCGCGCGTTCGGGCACATCGGTCATCGAAAGTGCCCAGGGCAGAGAATCCACGACCGGGTTTCCCACCATCTCGACTCGGGAGTCAGCGATGCCTTCGTCAATCAGGGTTCGGGCGCTGCGCGGTGTGGGTGCGTAGTGCACGGTTGCGAGCTGGCCGATCAGGCGCCGGTTGATTTCTTCGGGAAACGGGTTGTCGGGATTTCCGGAGCGCAATCTCGCTTCAACGTGTCCCACGGGAATGCGTCGGTAGAAACCGCCGAGGGCTCCGATCATCGCCGTCGTGGTGTCTCCCTGTACCAGGATCATATCGGGCTGCTCGCGCTCGAAGAGTTCATCCAGGTGCTCGAGGAGTTCGCGCGTCAGTGACGCCAGGCCCGGATCGCGGCGTTCGAGTCGGAAGCGCTGGTGGATCTGCAGATCAAACGTCTGCGCGAGCGGTTCGAAGAGGTCGGTGTGTTGACCCGAGGCGGTGTTGACCGCCACGACTCCCGGAGTCGACTCGAGTGCGCGGATGACGGGTGCGAGCTTGATGACCTCGGGACGGGTCCCGATCAGGGTCAGAATCTTGATCGGGGACGGTTTTCCCGTCTCGCCGTGCTGGCCCTGCGAAGCCATCCCGGTTCATTCCTCCTGGTTTCCCGCTCCCGTGCGCACACTGATCGGTCAACGTTCCCAATCACTTTCAGTTTCGCCGGTTCGTCAGGAAAACTCGGGTGTCCGGGCTCTGAGAGGGCTTCCTTTCAGGAGCTGTTCGGAGTGTTCGATCACCGGCATCACCTCGAAATCCCTTGCGA encodes:
- the wecB gene encoding UDP-N-acetylglucosamine 2-epimerase (non-hydrolyzing) produces the protein MASQGQHGETGKPSPIKILTLIGTRPEVIKLAPVIRALESTPGVVAVNTASGQHTDLFEPLAQTFDLQIHQRFRLERRDPGLASLTRELLEHLDELFEREQPDMILVQGDTTTAMIGALGGFYRRIPVGHVEARLRSGNPDNPFPEEINRRLIGQLATVHYAPTPRSARTLIDEGIADSRVEMVGNPVVDSLPWALSMTDVPERAGELIDWVGEQRLILLTTHRRESFGRTMAKRLHALRAFVCSRDDLALVFPVHPNPAVREAATRELGECDRIKLIAPLDYLDFIHLARAAWLLVSDSGGVQEEAPTLGTPLLVIRDNTERPEAVEAGVARLAGGPASELSRLLEQTYDDSAWHQTVWETENPFGDGASGQRIARSALRYVLEAREAKR